In Saccharothrix violaceirubra, the following are encoded in one genomic region:
- a CDS encoding SAM-dependent methyltransferase, which produces MRDSEAAWRAALYGPSGFFTLGERPVDHFRTAPLVGPELAEALLVLLERVDAALGRPARLDFVDVGAGGGELSGAIRRLAPSRLADRLVVTAVDVGPPRAVPGVEWTADLPRSVTGLLVGHEWLDAIPCPLVSWPCADPWVRRWWPLRPGWSAEVGRPRDEAWADAVARVRGAALAVDYGHLLADRAAGRYASGTFAAYRAGRQIEPVFDGSCDLTAHVALDACAEAAGEPYMLVSQRDALEALGVGASAPAGAGMAWLDSAARAGRVAELRAIPGLGAFGWLLHAREIPMPLPPLPAWVP; this is translated from the coding sequence ATGCGGGACTCGGAAGCCGCTTGGCGTGCCGCGTTGTACGGCCCGTCGGGGTTCTTCACGCTCGGCGAGCGGCCCGTCGACCACTTCCGCACGGCGCCCCTGGTGGGTCCGGAACTGGCCGAGGCGCTGCTCGTACTGCTGGAACGGGTGGACGCCGCCCTCGGCCGGCCGGCGCGGTTGGACTTCGTGGACGTGGGTGCGGGCGGCGGTGAACTCTCGGGCGCGATCCGCCGACTGGCTCCGAGCCGACTGGCGGACCGGCTGGTCGTGACGGCCGTGGACGTCGGTCCCCCGCGTGCCGTGCCGGGCGTGGAGTGGACCGCCGACCTGCCGCGCTCGGTGACCGGGCTGCTCGTCGGGCACGAATGGCTGGACGCCATCCCGTGCCCGCTCGTGTCGTGGCCGTGCGCGGACCCGTGGGTGCGGCGGTGGTGGCCGTTGCGACCGGGGTGGTCGGCCGAGGTGGGCCGGCCGCGTGACGAGGCTTGGGCGGACGCGGTGGCACGGGTGCGCGGGGCGGCGTTGGCGGTGGACTACGGGCACCTGCTGGCGGACAGGGCGGCGGGGCGGTACGCGTCGGGGACGTTCGCGGCCTACCGGGCGGGGCGGCAGATCGAGCCGGTGTTCGACGGGTCGTGCGATCTGACGGCGCACGTGGCGTTGGACGCCTGCGCGGAGGCGGCCGGGGAGCCTTACATGCTCGTGTCGCAGCGTGACGCGTTGGAGGCGTTGGGCGTGGGGGCTTCCGCGCCGGCCGGCGCGGGCATGGCCTGGCTGGACTCCGCGGCCCGTGCGGGTCGGGTGGCGGAACTGCGCGCGATCCCGGGGCTGGGGGCGTTCGGGTGGTTGTTGCACGCCCGCGAGATCCCGATGCCGCTGCCGCCGTTGCCGGCGTGGGTGCCCTGA
- a CDS encoding PrsW family intramembrane metalloprotease has translation MLLPVLFLIVLGVCGIVLFSLGTSKIGLGPILVGAVAALLPVAAVIGTCLWVDRWEPEPAKMLLFAFAWGACGATITSLVFNQTAHVLGDLINGDGATFAAVLGAPIVEEATKAAFVLVLYLRRRDEFDGVVDGIVYAGVTAAGFAFTENIYYFARVFSVSGFGDLSNGVVALFILRGVLSPFAHPLFTSLTGIGIGIAATLDRRGIRIAAPILGYLGAAGLHSLWNFSTTVGTGSTFINLYFLIMVPVFAAMVALVVWQRRREQRIVAGQLPGMAQERWIAASEVSLLASLQGRRAWRRRVKRKVGDQAARAVAGYQVAATELAFLRHRIAAGTAGADADQRHERLLAALVAARKAAVEAPGALKAAGGVRRS, from the coding sequence GTGCTGCTGCCGGTGCTGTTCCTGATCGTGCTCGGCGTGTGCGGGATCGTCCTCTTCAGCCTGGGCACGTCCAAGATCGGCCTCGGTCCGATCCTGGTCGGCGCGGTCGCCGCGCTGCTGCCGGTCGCCGCCGTGATCGGCACCTGCCTGTGGGTGGACCGCTGGGAGCCCGAGCCCGCGAAGATGCTGCTGTTCGCGTTCGCCTGGGGTGCGTGCGGCGCGACGATCACCTCGCTGGTGTTCAACCAGACCGCGCACGTGCTCGGCGACCTGATCAACGGCGACGGCGCCACGTTCGCCGCCGTGCTGGGCGCGCCGATCGTCGAGGAGGCCACCAAGGCCGCCTTCGTGCTCGTGCTCTACCTGCGCCGGCGCGACGAGTTCGACGGCGTGGTCGACGGCATCGTCTACGCGGGCGTCACGGCCGCGGGCTTCGCGTTCACCGAGAACATCTACTACTTCGCCCGGGTCTTCTCGGTCAGCGGTTTCGGCGACCTGTCCAACGGCGTGGTCGCGCTGTTCATCCTGCGCGGCGTGCTCAGCCCGTTCGCGCACCCGCTGTTCACGTCCCTGACCGGCATCGGGATCGGGATCGCGGCGACGCTCGACCGGCGCGGCATCCGGATCGCCGCGCCGATCCTGGGCTACCTGGGCGCGGCCGGCCTGCACTCGCTGTGGAACTTCTCCACGACGGTCGGCACCGGCTCGACGTTCATCAACCTGTACTTCCTGATCATGGTCCCGGTGTTCGCCGCCATGGTGGCCCTGGTCGTGTGGCAACGCCGCCGCGAGCAGCGGATCGTCGCCGGCCAACTGCCCGGCATGGCGCAGGAGCGCTGGATCGCGGCGAGCGAGGTCTCCCTGCTGGCCAGCCTCCAGGGTCGGCGGGCGTGGCGGCGGCGGGTCAAGCGCAAGGTCGGCGACCAGGCGGCCCGGGCCGTGGCCGGCTACCAGGTGGCCGCGACCGAACTGGCCTTCCTGCGCCACCGCATCGCCGCCGGCACGGCCGGTGCCGACGCCGACCAGCGGCACGAACGGCTGCTCGCAGCCCTTGTCGCCGCACGGAAAGCCGCCGTGGAGGCACCGGGTGCGCTCAAGGCCGCCGGTGGTGTTCGTCGCAGTTGA
- a CDS encoding DUF1203 domain-containing protein: MRIHALPEAVVERARASAGVDEFHELRDEAVGAPLRCCLRRAGEGEAVVLFRYSPTAGTGPYAELGPVFVHAEPCGGLDRDDVFPEAFRHSPRVFRAYGPEGRIEGGRVVEVGSLDAELARMLDDPAVVEVQVRSASHGCFLFAVTPG, translated from the coding sequence ATGCGAATTCATGCGTTGCCCGAAGCCGTGGTCGAGCGGGCGCGGGCGTCGGCGGGGGTGGACGAGTTCCACGAGTTGCGTGACGAGGCCGTGGGGGCGCCGTTGCGTTGTTGTCTGCGGCGGGCCGGCGAAGGGGAGGCCGTCGTGTTGTTCCGGTACTCGCCCACGGCCGGGACCGGGCCCTATGCGGAGCTGGGACCGGTGTTCGTGCACGCGGAGCCGTGCGGTGGGCTCGACCGGGACGACGTGTTCCCCGAGGCGTTCCGGCATTCGCCCCGGGTTTTCCGGGCCTACGGGCCGGAGGGGCGGATCGAGGGCGGTCGGGTCGTGGAGGTCGGGTCGTTGGACGCGGAACTCGCCCGCATGCTCGACGACCCCGCGGTCGTCGAGGTCCAGGTGCGCAGCGCTTCGCACGGGTGCTTCCTGTTCGCGGTGACGCCCGGCTGA
- a CDS encoding Rossmann-like and DUF2520 domain-containing protein produces the protein MDATPRPARLAVGVISAGRVGSVLGAALARSGHLVASVSAVSRDSLCRAEELLPDVPVLPPPDVAASADLVLLAVPDDELAGLVRGLVATDSVRPGQIVVHTSGAHGVEVLAPAARAGALCVALHPVMTFTGRSEDVQRLTACSVGITAADGDEAAWHVGEALVVEMSAEPVRVPETARPLYHAALAHGANHLITLVADCADTLRAAGVQDAERVLGPLLSAALDNVLRHGDRALTGPVARGDAGTVAKHLAVLADSPTLPAYRALARRTADRASAAGLLKADLAADVRSTLDEEQA, from the coding sequence ATGGACGCGACCCCCCGCCCCGCGCGGTTGGCCGTCGGGGTGATCTCGGCGGGCCGGGTCGGCTCGGTGCTCGGCGCCGCGCTCGCCCGCTCGGGCCACCTCGTCGCCTCGGTGTCCGCTGTCTCGCGCGACTCGCTGTGCCGGGCCGAGGAGCTGCTGCCCGACGTCCCCGTCCTCCCGCCGCCCGACGTGGCCGCGTCCGCCGACCTGGTGCTGCTGGCCGTGCCCGACGACGAACTCGCCGGTCTCGTGCGCGGTCTGGTCGCCACCGACTCGGTCCGGCCCGGACAGATCGTCGTGCACACGAGCGGCGCGCACGGCGTCGAGGTCCTGGCGCCCGCCGCGCGGGCCGGCGCGCTGTGCGTGGCCCTGCACCCGGTGATGACGTTCACCGGGCGTTCCGAGGACGTCCAACGCCTCACCGCCTGCTCGGTCGGCATCACCGCGGCCGACGGCGACGAGGCGGCCTGGCACGTGGGCGAGGCGCTCGTCGTGGAGATGTCCGCCGAGCCCGTGCGCGTGCCCGAGACGGCCCGCCCGCTCTACCACGCGGCCCTGGCGCACGGCGCCAACCACCTGATCACGCTGGTCGCCGACTGCGCCGACACGCTGCGCGCGGCCGGTGTCCAGGACGCCGAACGCGTGCTCGGCCCGCTGCTCTCGGCCGCGCTGGACAACGTGCTGCGGCACGGCGACCGCGCGCTCACCGGCCCGGTCGCCCGGGGCGACGCGGGCACCGTGGCCAAGCACCTCGCCGTGCTCGCCGACTCGCCGACCCTGCCCGCCTACCGGGCGCTGGCCCGGCGCACGGCCGACCGCGCGTCGGCCGCCGGGCTGCTCAAGGCCGACCTGGCCGCCGATGTCCGCTCCACCCTCGACGAGGAACAGGCATGA